The Colletotrichum higginsianum IMI 349063 chromosome 2, whole genome shotgun sequence genome has a segment encoding these proteins:
- a CDS encoding Peroxidase: MHLTSLLATSMALAAVPGAMAYPGMGQQIEDIKARASDRGDSNELLGDLISLQDRQLTAVGKDVKRILQGKGDPESNDRYILKVPDLTSDKCKKDTCCVWRYVADDMYQFMAGKSGRCTGLARAAVRLGFHDAGTWSKATASQGGGADGSILLAPGEIDRFENRGLQEVAAKFIELRGKYLSMGWNIGMGDFIQMGANVATVVCPLGPRIKTYVGRKDSAVGAPRGLLPSPFQPADQLIQLFRDKTIGPHGLVALLGAHTTSQQNFVNTTRAGDPQDSTPGVWDVLYYKETLSTNSPPRVFKFPSDIAISQHPETAKEFQDFAGRGGQDHWNEDYAREYIRLSLLGVDNINQLVECTKVLPPAIKGFRILDQFKLDKWLNSVGNKGAAKKVAQDIEKGDPASVEVPPVNN, encoded by the exons ATGCATCTCACCTCTCTCCTCGCCACCTCCAtggccctggccgccgtccccggGGCCATGGCCTACCCCGGCATGGGCCAGCAGATTGAAGATATCAAGGCCCGCGCGAGCGATAGGGGCGACTCGAACGAGCTCCTCGGAGACCTCATCTCCCTCCAGGACCGCCAGctcaccgccgtcggcaaAGACGTCAAGAGGATCCtccagggcaagggggaCCCGGAGTCTAACGACCGCTACATCCTCAAGGTGCCTGACTTGACCTCGGACAAGTGCAAGAAGGACACGTGCTGCGTCTGGCGctacgtcgccgacgacatgTACCAGTTCATGGCAGGCAAGTCAGGCCGTTGCACTGGCCTGgcgcgcgccgccgtgcgcCTCGGCTTCCACGACGCCGGCACTTGGTCCAAGGCCACGGCCtcccagggcggcggcgccgacggcagcaTTCTGCTCGCACCGGGCGAGATCGACCGCTTCGAGAACCGCGGCCTGCAGGAGGTCGCCGCCAAGTTCATCGAGCTCCGCGGCAAGTACCTTTCTATGGGTTGGAACATCGGCATGGGTGACTTTATCCAG ATGGGTGCCAACGTCGCCACCGTCGTCTGCCCCCTCGGCCCGCGCATCAAGACCTACGTCGGCCGTAAGGACAGCGCCGTGGGGGCGCCCCGCGGTCTCTTGCCGAGCCCGTTCCAGCCGGCCGACCAGCTGATCCAGCTCTTCCGCGACAAGACCATCGGCCCGcatggcctcgtcgccctgctcggCGCACACACGACCAGCCAGCAGAACTTTGTCAACACGACGCGCGCCGGCGACCCCCAGGATAGCACCCCGGGCGTTTGGGACGTGCTCTACTACAAGGAGACGCTCAGCACCAACTCCCCCCCCAGAGTTTTCAAGTTCCCCAGCGACATCGCCATCTCGCAGCACCCGGAGACTGCCAAGGAGTTCCAAGACTTTGCCggacgcggcggccaggACCACTGGAACGAG GACTACGCCCGTGAGTACATCCGCCTCTCGCTGTTGGGCGTCGACAACATCAACCAGCTGGTCGAGTGCACCAAGGTCCTCCCGCCGGCGATCAAGGGTTTCCGCATCCTCGACCAGTTCAAGCTCGACAAGTGGCTCAACAGCGTCGGCAACAAGGGTGCCGCCAAGAAGGTCGCCCAGGATATTGAGAAGGGCGACCCCGCCTCCGTCGAGGTGCCCCCCGTCAACAACTAA